The DNA sequence ATGGAATAGTGTACAGGGATGTACGCGCGTCAGGTTTTATCGAAGCATCGTCTGTCATTTATAAAGATAACATAGAAAGATACGAAGACAATGCTACTGCTATAATTATGAGTTTAAACCCATCTTCTTACTATCTTAAAGAAGATTTGGAACATGGTATTTATGATAAAAAACGTCTAGGGTTAATTGCCGAAGAAGTACCAAGTTTATTTAGAAATGAAGACGCCATTAATTATAACTCAGTTATGATAGCATTGTTAAAAATGAATCAAGAACAGCAAGAAAGAATAGAAGAATTGGAACAAAAAGTTGAAGACTTGGAATTAGCAATAAGTGTGTAAAGAGGAGGGATAGAATTGGACAATAGTACTATGATTCAGAAAAACAAAGTAATTATGGACAAGGTGGCATTGGAGTTAGGTCATAAAGAGCTAGTAATTTTACAAATGCAATCACAGATTGAAGATTTAATCGAAGAAAACACTAGATTAAAGAATGAAGCAGAAACCAACAACGCTAAATAATAGCGTTATTTTTTATGTCTAAAATCAAGGCGGTGATGTATTGGAGTGGTTATTACAAATCATTAATGAGTATGGATTCACGGTTGCTTTAGTTTGCTATGTCATATGGGACAGCCGACAACGAGAGGGTAGATTCATTGAGCGAGAAAACAAGTACATCTCAATTATTGAATCTGTGAAAGAAATTAAGAACGATGTTGAGGATATTAAACAAGATTTAAAGGAAAAATTCAATAAATAAAAGGGGGAATTACAATGGTTAGAATTATGATTGATCCGGGGCATGGTGGAAGTGATCCAGGGGCAGTTGCAAACGGACTAATGGAAAAAACATTGGTGTTAGACATTGGTAAACGAGTACGTAAATTGTTAGAGCAATACGAAGGTGTAGAAGTACGAATGACACGTACAAATGATACTTTTGTTTCTCTGTCAGATAGAGCAAAAATGGCTAATGAGTGGAAAGCTGATTACTTTGCATCTATACACGTTAATGGTGGCGGTGGAGAGGGATATGAAGACTTCATACATAGCAACCTTTCCAACTCATCACAGACGGCTAAATACAGAGATACTATGCACAGTGAAATTATGAAACAAATTGGCGGCAGAAACAGAGGTAAGAAGAAAGCAAACTTTGCAGTGTTAAGGGAAACTGCTATGTCGGCTATCTTAACTGAAAATCTATTCATTGACAATTCTAGTGATGCAGCAAAACTAAAACAATCTAGTTTTCTAGATAAAATTGCACAAGGACATGTTAATGGATTTGTTAAACTGTTTAACTTAAAGAAAAAGCCGAGTCCTAAGCCATCAAAGTCTAATGGTGAATTATATAAGGTACAAGTTGGTGCGTTTGCTAACAAATCAAATGCAGATAGACTAGCAGCAGAGTTAAAGTCAAAAGGTTACTCAACCTACATTGTAAAGGAGTAGTGATAATATGGATATATTAGAATACATAGTTTCAGAGTTGTTGTATCTTATACCTGCTTTAATGGTACTAGGTAAGATCATTAAAAAAGGTCAATACATAAACGATAAACATATACCAGTGGTATTGTTAATTGTCAGTGTTTTATTTGCAAATTTAATACTAGGATTAAGTCCCGAATCATTTATACAAGGGATATTAATTGCAGGTGCGAGTGTATTTGGCCATCAGTTGCTAAAACAATCTAAAGAGTAGAAATCTAATAAAGAAGGATGAAATAAATCATCCTTCTTTACTTTTGACCTTTTTGGATTGTTTCTCTCAGTGATTCACTTGGAGATTTACCATCTTTTGTGTTTCGAAATATCATAATAACCTCCTCATTAAATTATTCAATTACATATCGCTTATCTATCCTTAGTTTTACTGCTAAATCATTAAAAGTTTCTACGTAATCCGTTTCTACTGAAGAGTCAAAAATTCTCATACTTTGAAGATAAGATTGTATTTGTATGAGATTCGTATTGATTTGCATTTCATCTAGATTATGATAGTTTAACTTGTCATTCCATTTGTCGCTGTATTCATTAAACTTATTCGAAGCCTTCTGAAAATCACACTCTGCTTCAAAGCAATCATCCAATAATAGTAATAACTCTCTAGACTCTTCTCTAAATTGAACCTTCTCTTCCTCTGTCATTTTCTTCGCCTGTTCTTCTTCTCTTATTTCTTGAGTAGTGGTACTTCGAACGGTCGGCTCATCTTCTGAGTCTGCGCTAATACTACTTACAATTGAGATAATGGCTATAACTAAAACAAATCCACATAATACAAGAACTCTTTTTATTGGAAAGTTGGACATAAGTATACACTCCTCCTATTTGGATATATATACTTATTTTACCATTTGTATTTTACTTATTTGTAAATTATTCCAAATATTTTTCACATGAAAAAAGCTACCCCTTCAAAAGTAGCTTTGTCCACGCATTTTCAGATTTTTTTATTACACCTCATGTTTTGGAAACGTAATACAATTAAAGTATATCATTCCACTATTTGTAAAAGTTTGTCTAAAAAATGTATTATTTTGACTAAATTCCTTCTGAATATATTGACATAGAGTTTATAGTGTCAATTTGAATATATTCTATATCTCCGTTTTTATCTTTTACATGTAACCTCTTAATTACGTGATCTATATAATTTACATACCCTGTAAATTCCTCAAAAAATCCATTTCTCCAGTAATTAAATGTTAATTGACTATTAGTCTCAATCGCTTCAAAAATAATGTACTCATATTCTTCTAATTTCTGTTCATCTATAATAGGTTTTTGATGTTTCTTACTTTTATGTTTTAATTCCCTCAACATGCCAACATGCTCTGGCAACATCATTGCAGTCCATTTGATTGTTCCTCTGTCTCTGTTTTTACTTGTATCATTCATGTATCTCCCTCCTTCAAATTAGATTACCCAATTTACAAAAGAATTACAAGAACGTTTGTTCTTGTTTTTGGGATTGAGGATCAACTTGTCGAAAAATTAAAGTTAAATTATATAGGATTAGCGCCTCGACAATTACACACTCTCACAATATAATTAAAAATATAGGAATTTTTCATTGCCATAGTTTATGTGAAAGTTGTAGATTTTTGATGTAATATGCCAACTTATTTTTATTGATTTATATGGTATGATTAAAAGTACATAGGACAAGCAATGATGATCTCTTTTCTGGGAGAGGAGGGATTATAGTGGAAGTATTAAGTTTGGTTGTGTTATTGAGTGTTGCTTTAATACTCACAATTAAATTTGTATTTAAATCTAAGAGCAATGGAACAAAAGTAACAATTAACATATCTGTCAATGATAATGAACAAATTAAAAAGTAACCCCACCCCCGCCAAGGTTAAGGTTACTTAATCAGATTTCAGAACCAACATTGTTGTTAGTCCTATTTCAAATATATTAAGATGACATAGTGGGGATACCACCGTGTCATTTTTTAACGACATTTATAATGTCATTATATACAAAAAATATGTTCCAGTAAACTTAAAATAGCGTGTTTTAAAATAACGGTTAAAAAACACATATTTGTCTTGTCCGAAAACATAGGCTATTACTAGCGTAAAGCATAGTATTAGCCTTTTCGCTTAGATTCCCTCAAGTAGTACCGTCAAAATTCCTCATTTTCGATAGTATCACTACTATCAATTACCTCATATAAATCATCAACTTTGACTCCTAGCAGTAATGCCAATTCAAATAATTTATCAATTCTAGGAAAAGCCTTTCCATTCTTCCATTTTCCAACCTGTTCTCGTGACACTCCTAGTTTGTCGGCCACAAATTTTATCTTTAATCCTCTTGTTTCTATACATTCTCCAATTTTGCTTTTAAGTTTAATCATTATCATCACCTAATAATATATTTCGCTGTAAAGTGGGACAACCCTTTAAAATTTATAATTATCAAAAATGAGAACTTTTAGTTATAGGTCAAGCAATAGCGATAATATCATTTACTAACATCAAGAAAGGGAGTGAGCAAATGAGTAAAAACAAATGGGTACGTTCTATTAGTTTTAATAAGAAAAATGAAAAAGATATTGCTAGGTTAAAGTTAATTGGAAAAAAGTCATTCTCAAGGTTCATTAAGAAGTTACTAGACGATGAAATAATTAGGCGAGAATCGGAAGTACCTAGCAATACTACTAAAAGCGATACACCACAGATGAAACAAAGGGTAATAACAAACAGTAGATCAAAGCCGATAAGACCAAAGCAGCAATCCAATAAACCATTTAATCCAATGTTAGGGAGAAAATAACCATGCTAATTGAAGTCTTGTTAGGTGGTGCAGTGTGGGCTGGTGCTGAGGCAATGAAACGTGGTGTTACAGATAAGCAGAAGTTAGATCGCATTTTTCGAAAGTGTGGATTGTATGTAAAATACAACGGTAAAGAAGAGACACCAAAGTTTATTAGATCTAATCAAAAAGAATCCTATACTGAGTATGTCTATCGAATTCCAGAGGGGTTAGGATTTAAAGATTTTGAGAAGAAAAGAGAAATTATAGAGGATAGTTTAAATAGTAGTAACAATAACATTACGCTATCAGATGTAAAGAAGTTTGACATAAAAGGTGATTATAAAAAACAAATCAATGAAATTAAGAAAAGTAAAATACAACAAAAAGAAATTGTTATGACTTATAACAAATTACTTACAGTAAAAGTTTTTAATCAACCTTTAACAGACTATCTTCCATATGAAAATACTTGCGGAGGTTGGAATGTACCAATAGGTGTTACACGAACTGAATTTATTAAACATGATTTTGAAAAAATAATGCATATGGTGGTAGCCGGTACAACTAGATATGGAAAGTCAATTTTCTTAAAAAATGTTATTACAACATTATTACTTAATCAACCTAAAAACGTTTCATTTACATTAATTGATCTAAAAGGTGGATTAACATTTAATCGTTTTAGCCAATGTCCACAAATACAAAACAACACAAGTGAGCCAGAGGAATCATTAGAAGTGTTACAAATAATTAATTCACAAATGGATGAAGTAATGGAATATTTGAAGCAAAACAATTATGAGAATGTTCAAGAGGCAAAGATTCCAAACAGACATTATATCATTATTGATGAAGGGGCAGAACTCGCACCAGGTATAGAAAAGGATAAGGATTTGAAAGCAATTAAAAATGATTGTGAGGTTATTCTGTCACGAATAGCAAGGATAGGAGGCGCTTTGGGGTATCGGTTGATATATGCAACTCAGACACCCTATAGTGAAGTGTTAAACCATAACATTAAACAAAACTGTGATGCAAAACTATGCTTTAAATTACAAACAGATAAGGCTAGTGAGGTTGTATTAGGGGAAGGAATTACAGACGCACACCATTTACCTTTTATTAAAGGTCGTGGAGTTTATCTAACTGATAGAAAGCATATTGTACAGACACCAATGATTGAAAATGATTACATCGAGGGAGTGGTGAAAGGTGTTTAATCGAGTGCAAACTGTTGGTACAATCTCAGAGTTTATGGAAACAGGAACAGATAGAGAGTTAAAAAGAGAACTAAAAAAGTTCAATAAAAAGGCAGCTACACACGGCTTTAAAGCGACTCTCACAACGCTTGTAACAGGTGTAACTGCTATAAGTATAACTAACAATCTATTCACTAACCATGCTTATGCGAGTGGCATGGATGCTATTCCTGTTGTATCTATTCCAGGTAGTGAGTACGTAAAAGGAGCAGCAAAAGAAAAAATTGTAGAGGCATTTATGCCGTTAGTTGATATGATACAAGCGTTGAGTTATCCAATAGCATTGGTAATGCTAACTGGTGGGGCGTTAATGTTTATGATAAATCAAAAGGATAAAGGTATTGGATTGATACAAAACGCTTCAATAGGCTATATTCTTGTGCAACTGATGCCATTGTTAATGAATTTGCTGGTGGGAATTGGTGAAACTGTTGCGTATGGAGTACCTGTTAGTTTGTTTATATAAGTATTTATAATTTGAGGATGGTGGAGAATAATCACCTTCCTTTTTCTTTTGTCCTAATCAATATTTTCAAAAGTATTCAACCACCTATTCAAAATTAATGAAAATTTTCAGTTGTCACCAAACTGACGACAACTAAAAAAAGAGATCACTTTAATCGGTGGTCTCTTTTTCGTCTTCTTTAACTAACTCAATAACATCTTCAATGTTGCAATTTAGGTATTCACATATATTGATAATTACAGATAATGCAACATTCTCTCCTTTTGACATTTTTGCAAGAGTAGATGGAGATATTTTTAAGTCCCTTTTTAAATCTGATCTAGTCTTATCCTTCCTAATTAATGTAATTTCTAATGGCTTATAACTAGCACGTAGAGGCATACAATACACCCTTTCTTTTGTCTTATAAATAAATTATATAACACTCTAATGTAAAAATACCACTTTTTGTATTAAAAATTTGATAAGTTATACTTTTTATTCGATAAAGTGTTGACTTATCGTTTTGTTATGATGTATATTAAGTACAAGAAATCGAACTTAAAGTATGTGAAATACAATTATTAAATAACTGAGGAGGAAATTAAAATGGAAAAAGCAACTAACCTAACTGTCGTAAAAGAGGAAAGCAAAAACTTAGAGGGGTACATTGACATTAAATTAACTGTCTCAGAAGAGTCAAAAAGCTTGATTGAATTAATACAAAAGGTAGAAAGTCTAAACAATACGCTACCTGGTGATGAAGTGAAATTATTGGTTGAGGCAAACGGGAAATTAAAACCTATAGAAATACATGATATTTCAGCAAATCTTGGAACAGTATTTAATACTGATACTGAGGAAGTTGTTTGTAAAGATGGTGAGCGATTATGAGAAAGGCTGTTCCTTCCAAAGTTGTTGAATTAGAGCACGGTGTAATTATTGAAACTTTTAAATGGGAACATGATCAAAAGTTATTCAATTTTGTTTATAGCGTACCAGAGCAAATTGCAATTGAAGATGGTTTTGCCTTTGAAGCAGGAGCTTTGTTTGGCGGTAATCTTGATTTAATTGATTCTATCCATGCAGTAAGAGTTAAAGATGGATACCTCACAATTGAGGGATTAAAGGATAGGGAGGCTTCACGATGATCAAAAGAGGCAATTACTATATGTTTGAAGAGCCAAATAAAACTAGAAAAGATATGGCTGAGGTATTAGTGAAAGGGTTAGGTAGATCATTGACTGATTTAGAAGCTAGGATAATTTACTGGTTAGGTGATTGTTGTCCAGATACAAGAGGAGTGTTATTGGATTTGTTTAAGGAGTACAACAAGGAAATTGAAACATTGAATGGAGAACTTAGTGATCTAGAAAAAAAGGTTAGACGGGGAGTTTAACTCCCCTTAAACCCTATTCAAATAAACTCTTGATTGCAGAAAACTGATTATGGCGTTTCTTAACATCTGTATTTGCCATTTGTACGTAATGGTTAGTCATATGGAGTGTTGTATGTCCTAGAATTGATTTTAGTGAAAATGGATCACCGCCATTCATAATGTATAATATAGCACCTGAATGTCTCCATATGTGAGGACTAACTTGCTTATTAATACCTGCTGCTTTTCCATAGTCCATTAGAGATTTTCTAACAGTGTTAGCTGATAGAACTTGTCCATCATAAGTAAGGAATAATATCTCTTGTTCAAAATCACTTGTTTCATTAATGTATTCTTGAAGGAGTTTTGATGTTCTTGTTGATATTGGTACAAATCTATCAACCTTTGTTTTGGTTCCATCTGCTTCAAGTTTTATTACTCCATTTCTTAAATCAACATTTTCACGCTTAATAGCTAAAAGCTCGCTAATTCGAGCCATACTATCAAGCATAGTAAAGAATAAAACTTTATCACGGAAACCAGCATAATAATCATCGTTAATTTGACTTAGTAATAGTTTGATTTCTCGTGGAGACAATGCATCTACTTCTTTTTGTGGAGCTTTAACAGGTTTAAATTTCTCATGTATTGGCTGGTCTATCCAACCTTCTTCATAACTATATCGTAAAAATGCACGAATAGTTCGAAGTCTAATGTTAACTGTTGATGCTTTTAGACCTAAATCATTTAACATGTAATTTCGATATTCAAGAAAGATTTCAGTAGTCATTTCATCTGCCATAAGATCACGTTCAAGAAAGTCCAGTAAGTATTTAAAGTGTACATCATAATCAAATAGTGTTTGCTTAGATAAACCTTCACTTTTCTTAAATAATAGAAAACGCTCATACATTTCAGTTAGTGACAGGTTGATCTTATTTTGTTTTTTTACTCTTGTAGAATCAGTAAACCTTTTACCTTTTTTCATTTTTGTTCTTTCTCTTAACATAATAAAAACCTCCTATAAAATGGTTATAGAAGGTAGCTAAACATTATTTACACCCAAAGGACTAGTCGCCAGTATTAAAAAGGTCTAGTAAAAAAGTTTATTTTAAACCTTTGGGGATAAATTAATTTTATAGATATGAGCAATCACCGACAAACGCCGTCATATCAACGTTGTTTGGCGGGACCGTGTGGGAATCGAACCCACCGAGCTTGGCACGCAAGCCCCTGAAGGTTTTGAAGACCTCGGCAAACACCAGTTACACAACCGGCCCCATGTGATAATGACACGTTTTACATTATATAATTTGATATAAAGAAAATCAATCAAATGATTTGATACTTCAATTATATGTCCTATCCCACCTTCATTAGTGTTTCCTAATGTTTTCTTGTTTTCACAATGAATATAAAATGATAGAATTTAATATTAATAGAATAAATGAATTTAGTTAGGGAGTATAGGATGGATGTTATCGTTTTTGATTTAGAAACGACAAGGAATATGAATCGTAGTTCAATGCAATATATTATAGAGATTGGTGCGGTTAAACTTGTGAATAGAGGTGGAAAACTCTCCTATCATTCTCGTTTTCAAGCTTACGTGCTACCACCAAATAAATACGTGAGTAAAGCAGATAGAGAGTTTATTCATGCCTCCAAAATGGATTTTAAACATGCAAAGAAATTAAGAGATACGATGCGTCAATTCATTCATTGGATTGGAAATAAACCTTATTATTTATGTGCTTGGAGTACTTCTGATTTGCATATTTTAGTGAGAAACTATGTGTATGGACAAAAATATAATCTTAGTTGGATTGAAAACTATAATGATCTACAACAAAAGTTTGGTGAAATGATAAATATTAATAGACAAATATCTTTGACCGATAGTTTAAAGATGTCTGGGATAAAACTCGAAGGCAATCAACATAGTGCGATTGATGATGCAATGAATACGGCAAAAATTTTATTGACATATCAATCACATATCCCACTAGACATGAATAGTCAGTCAAGTCTCTTTTCTCAGTTTGTTGTTTTCCTTTATAGTAAATGCTCAAGCTGTAATGAAGTGAAATATTATACAGAGTTTCCTATAAAAAAGAGAGGTAAGTCCAATCGGGGAAAATGTAATGAATGTCTCGTGAAAAAAAGACGATATAAGAAACTAATGAAACTTGTAAAAACATTAAGACACGTCATGTATAGTAAAAGATGCAATGAACATTAAGTCTAGTTTGCAAATAAAAACTAGGCTTTTTATATTTCACGTACAACTAGAATAGCTTCGTAATAAACAAATAAGTATTCTTTAAAATTCCCCCTACACTAACCTTCGTAATCAAACATACTATCCGTGCTGAACTCTATGTTAAAATGAGTTTGGACAATGGAGAGAGTGAAACGAAGTGAGGGATCATAATGACAAAGCAATATTATACGATTGGAATGGCCGGTCATGTCGACCACGGAAAAACATCATTAACAAAAGCGCTAACAAATATAGAGACAGACAGGCTAAAAGAAGAAAAAGAAAGAGCGATTTCAATAGAACTAGGCTATGCACCTTTAAAAATAGATGAAAACACGCAAGTTTCTATTATCGATGTCCCAGGCCACGAAAGGTTTATTAGGCAAATGATTGCCGGTGTTGCTGGAATTGACCTTGTCATACTTGTAGTTGCAGCAGATGAAGGGGTAATGCCTCAAACAGTTGAGCACCTACAGATACTCCAATTACTTGGTATACATAGAGGATTAATCGTTGTTACAAAAATGGATCTAGTAGAAGAGGACATGAAGGAGCTTATTGAAGCAGACATATTTGAAAAAATAACAGACACTTTTTTTGAAGGAACAGAATTGTTATTTGTAGATAGTGTTTCAAAAAAAGGAATTCCCGAGCTAATACGAAAAATGGAAGAATATTTAAAAGATGTACCTGTTCGAAATGCAAGCGGTCCGTTTCGTTTACCAATAGATCAAGTTTTTACCGTACATGGACAAGGGACAGTAGTACGTGGGACAGTTTACGAAGGGGAAGTGAAGGAAGGAGAGGTGTTAGAGCTTTTACCTCAACAGAAGAAAGTTCGCGCACGACAGTTACAAGTGCACAATGAAACACAGTCTCTAGGGCGAGCGGGTCAAAGACTAGCGATTAATGTAGGCGGAATAGCAAAAAATGAAGTGAAACGTGGGGATGTTCTAGTATCTACTCAATATTATACTTCTACTAAAACAATTGATGTTTGTTTAGATACATTTGAATCATTAAAGTTTTCGTTAAAACAGCG is a window from the Evansella cellulosilytica DSM 2522 genome containing:
- a CDS encoding BhlA/UviB family holin-like peptide — encoded protein: MEWLLQIINEYGFTVALVCYVIWDSRQREGRFIERENKYISIIESVKEIKNDVEDIKQDLKEKFNK
- a CDS encoding N-acetylmuramoyl-L-alanine amidase, whose translation is MVRIMIDPGHGGSDPGAVANGLMEKTLVLDIGKRVRKLLEQYEGVEVRMTRTNDTFVSLSDRAKMANEWKADYFASIHVNGGGGEGYEDFIHSNLSNSSQTAKYRDTMHSEIMKQIGGRNRGKKKANFAVLRETAMSAILTENLFIDNSSDAAKLKQSSFLDKIAQGHVNGFVKLFNLKKKPSPKPSKSNGELYKVQVGAFANKSNADRLAAELKSKGYSTYIVKE
- a CDS encoding phage holin family protein, encoding MDILEYIVSELLYLIPALMVLGKIIKKGQYINDKHIPVVLLIVSVLFANLILGLSPESFIQGILIAGASVFGHQLLKQSKE
- a CDS encoding YolD-like family protein, coding for MNDTSKNRDRGTIKWTAMMLPEHVGMLRELKHKSKKHQKPIIDEQKLEEYEYIIFEAIETNSQLTFNYWRNGFFEEFTGYVNYIDHVIKRLHVKDKNGDIEYIQIDTINSMSIYSEGI
- a CDS encoding helix-turn-helix domain-containing protein, which produces MIKLKSKIGECIETRGLKIKFVADKLGVSREQVGKWKNGKAFPRIDKLFELALLLGVKVDDLYEVIDSSDTIENEEF
- a CDS encoding FtsK/SpoIIIE domain-containing protein, with protein sequence MLIEVLLGGAVWAGAEAMKRGVTDKQKLDRIFRKCGLYVKYNGKEETPKFIRSNQKESYTEYVYRIPEGLGFKDFEKKREIIEDSLNSSNNNITLSDVKKFDIKGDYKKQINEIKKSKIQQKEIVMTYNKLLTVKVFNQPLTDYLPYENTCGGWNVPIGVTRTEFIKHDFEKIMHMVVAGTTRYGKSIFLKNVITTLLLNQPKNVSFTLIDLKGGLTFNRFSQCPQIQNNTSEPEESLEVLQIINSQMDEVMEYLKQNNYENVQEAKIPNRHYIIIDEGAELAPGIEKDKDLKAIKNDCEVILSRIARIGGALGYRLIYATQTPYSEVLNHNIKQNCDAKLCFKLQTDKASEVVLGEGITDAHHLPFIKGRGVYLTDRKHIVQTPMIENDYIEGVVKGV
- a CDS encoding helix-turn-helix domain-containing protein, producing the protein MPLRASYKPLEITLIRKDKTRSDLKRDLKISPSTLAKMSKGENVALSVIINICEYLNCNIEDVIELVKEDEKETTD
- a CDS encoding tyrosine-type recombinase/integrase; translated protein: MLRERTKMKKGKRFTDSTRVKKQNKINLSLTEMYERFLLFKKSEGLSKQTLFDYDVHFKYLLDFLERDLMADEMTTEIFLEYRNYMLNDLGLKASTVNIRLRTIRAFLRYSYEEGWIDQPIHEKFKPVKAPQKEVDALSPREIKLLLSQINDDYYAGFRDKVLFFTMLDSMARISELLAIKRENVDLRNGVIKLEADGTKTKVDRFVPISTRTSKLLQEYINETSDFEQEILFLTYDGQVLSANTVRKSLMDYGKAAGINKQVSPHIWRHSGAILYIMNGGDPFSLKSILGHTTLHMTNHYVQMANTDVKKRHNQFSAIKSLFE
- a CDS encoding 3'-5' exonuclease, which translates into the protein MDVIVFDLETTRNMNRSSMQYIIEIGAVKLVNRGGKLSYHSRFQAYVLPPNKYVSKADREFIHASKMDFKHAKKLRDTMRQFIHWIGNKPYYLCAWSTSDLHILVRNYVYGQKYNLSWIENYNDLQQKFGEMININRQISLTDSLKMSGIKLEGNQHSAIDDAMNTAKILLTYQSHIPLDMNSQSSLFSQFVVFLYSKCSSCNEVKYYTEFPIKKRGKSNRGKCNECLVKKRRYKKLMKLVKTLRHVMYSKRCNEH